The sequence below is a genomic window from Draconibacterium halophilum.
CAATATGCAGTTAGCGATGTCAAACACAGTAACATCGCTGATCAATGGCGTTACTATGCTTGATGCCACTTTATTAGGAATGGGACGCGGTGCCGGCAACTGCCCCATTGAGATTCTCATCGCATTTCTTAAAAACCCGAAATACAGGTTGTTACCGCTACTTGACGCGATTCAGACACATGTAAAACCATGGCAGCAAAAAATCGATTGGGGTTACCATATTCCATATCTGATTACCGGAGCCATGAACGAACATCCACGCAGTGCCATGAAATGGATGGATTCGGAGCAAAAAGACGACTTTGTTTCGTTTATGAAAGAAATGCATGACTACGAATTGTTAGAATAGATTTAAATATTTGGATTAAAGCGAAAAAGGATGCGCTTGTTATTGACCAGTAACAAGTCTGCATCCTTTTTTTATTGATGTTGTTACGTACCACTTCTACTTCTCAAAACATCTCTTCGCATTAGCTGAAAACTACCACTCCATTATTTCAAATTTCTGCCAAATTCATTATTATTAGCCTGGAGATTGAACATTGGACTAACATTTTTCTATTTTTGTTCACCATACAAAACACAAAAATAATGAAGAAACTGCTTATTTTATCGGTCATATTTTTGACTTTTTTTACGCTACAAGCGCAACAGCCACAAAAAATTTCGTTAGAAGACATTTTTCAAAAAGGCACTTTTCGGGCAAAGTCGGTTTATGGCTTGCGTTCGATGAACGATGGCATCCATTACACTACCCTGGAAGAACAATCAAAAATTGTAAAATACAGTTACAAAACCGGCGATGAAATTGAAGTCCTTTTTGACATTACCAAAATAGACGATGCACCAATTTCAGCTTTTTCCGCTTACAAATTCAGCGATGACGAAACCAAAATATTACTTACAACCGAGCGCAAATCAATTTATCGTCGTTCTTACACTGCAGAGTTTTATGTATGGAATTCAGTTACCGAAGAACTATCACAACTCTCGGATAAAGGAGCACAGCAATTGGCAACATTTTCTCCCGATGGAAATTACATTGCTTATGTGCGCGACAATAATATTTTCATCAAGAATTTAAAGTTTGGAAGCACACACCAGGCAACAACTGATGGTAAATATAACGAGATAATAAATGGTGCTCCCGACTGGGTTTACGAAGAAGAATTTGGCTACAACAAAGCATTTTGGTGGTCGCCCGACAGTAAATTCCTTGCCTACGTTCGTTTTGATGAAAGAGAAGTACGTGAGTTTTCCATGCCTATGTACGCAGGTGCAGCACCAACACGCAGCGCTAATAAATTATATCCCGGAGAATACACGTTTAAATACCCAAAAGCCGGTGAAACCAACTCAATGGTAGAAGTTTACTCATATGAGGTAAAAACTAAGATTGCAATTAAAGTTGATATTGGTGAAGAAACGGATATTTACATACCGCGGTTAAAATGGACGCCCGACGACAACGAACTTGTTGTGATGCGCCTGAATCGTCATCAAAACCAAATTGATATTCTATACGCCAATCCCTTCACCGGCGACACACGTAATTTTCTGACAGAAAAAAACGACCGTTACATTGCTGAAGATTTCCTTGATGCATTCACTTATCTTGCCGATGGTAGTTTTGTAGTACAAAGCGAACGCGATGGTTGGTCGCATTTGTATTTATACGATAAACAAGGTTTTGAAATCACACAGCTTACCGAAGGTGAGTTTGATGTAACAGATTTTTATGGTTATGATGAAGATAAGGAACTTTATTATTACCAGGCTGCAGCCGAATCTCCTTTGCGTCGAGAGGTTTATTACATTAGTGAGGACAAAGAGGAAAAAGGAAAACTATCGACTCTTGAAGGTACAAACAGAGCTGTTTTTAGCACTAATTTTAAATACTTTATAAATTACTATAGTAGTGCTAAAGTGCCCAACTTCATTACTTTGCACGAAAATAAAAAAGGCGAGCAAATCCGCTTTCTGCAAAAAAATACGGTATTAAAAAACACAATCAAGAATATGAATATTCCTCAAAAGGAATTTTTCACTTTCACAAGTTCTGAAGGCGTTGAGCTGAATGGCTGGATGATAAAACCCAACGATTTTGATGCATCGAAAAAATACCCGGTTTTTATGACACAGTACAGTGGCCCCAATTCGCAAAGTGTTACCGACTCATGGGGAGGCGTTAGCTGGAACGAATACCTGGCACAAGAAGGGTTTCTTGTGGTTTGTGTCGATCCGCGCGGAACCGCTGCTCGTGGCGAAGATTTCAGAAAAGTTACTTATATGCAGCTAGGAAAATACGAATCGGACGACCAGGTGGAAGCAGCAAAGTACCTTACTACCCTGCCCTATGTAGATGCTGAAAACATCTCGATTTTTGGGTGGAGCTATGGTGGTTTTATGACACTGTTAACACTTGAAAAAGGTGGCGATCTGTTTAAAGCCGGAATTGCCGTTGCTCCGGTAACCAGCTGGCGCTTTTACGATACGGTGTACACCGAGCGTTACATGCGTAAACCAGAGGAAAACCCTGAAGGTTATGACGAGAATTCTCCACTTTCGCATGCTGGCGATATAAAAGGAAATTTATTGATAATACACGGAACTGCAGACGATAATGTGCATGCACAAAACACTTACGAGATGTCAGAAAAAATGGTGCAGGCCGGTGTACCGTTCGATATGGCCATGTATACCAACCGAAACCATGGAATAAGAGGTGGCAATACAAGCATGCACCTCTACAACAAAATGGTGAATTTTCTGAAAGATAATTTGATGGAGAAGTAAACAGCAAAAAACGGGCTGCTAAATGATTTAGCAGCCCGTTTTTTATTTCATGTAGTTTTTATAATACTCGGTCTTTTCTTCATCGCCAAACCGAGCATAAATATTTGCCAGGTAACCGGCATATTCTTTCCCGGGTTTTATTTTCCACAACTTTTTTAAATAAGGTAAAGCCTTTTTGAAATCGGCAGTTACCAAATCCAGTTCTTTTAAAAGCGAGTTGTAGTTTTTACGGGTTTTGTTTTTGTTGTATTTCGCCATTTCGCGCTCGTACCTGTTTTGTCCGGCCCAGTAATATTTTTTGGCGTTCCATTCCAGAGCTTCCAGGTGATCTGCATTTTTTTCGAGCAATACATTTGCAAGGCTATCACAAACAGCATCGTGCTCCAATGCTTTATTTACCGCAAAATAGTTTTCAATGTTGGACTCTTCATTTTTTGAAACGCTATCCATCATTTTCCACACCTTAAGCGCTTTTTCATTCGCATCAATTTCAGTGTAGATTTCCAATAAGCGGGCATTTACCTCGTTATATTCAGTTCCATAATTTTCAGTAATATATTCCAGTGCCGATAATTCTTTCGATAAATTATCCTGTTGTTTATATATAGCTGCCAGTGTTTGATACATACCGACATCGGCATAATTTTTATACCTTGCCTGATCAAACCAACTAATTGCCTGCGCCAAATTATTAGCTTTAAATGCTGTTTTTGCCGCTTGTGCAAAATCGGCACCTGCTACATCCTCAATATCAGTTGCATTAAAATAACTTGCCCAGGCCGCCATTGCCTGCGAAAAATTTCCTGCTGCTTCAAAATTTGTTGCTTCAGTTTTTTGGGTGATAAGTACTTTCGGTGCTCCACATGATGCCAGAAAAACAGCCATTGCTGCCACCCATAATAATTTATTTTTAGCCATAATTAAATAATTTCGAGGGCCAAAACTAAATAAATTATTGAAAAACACCTTTGATGAAGCGACTTCTCTACTAATCGTTAACTTGAAATCATCGATTTAAACAGCGTATTTCCATGCTTCGAATTGAGGAAACCGATTTATTTTGCAACCAATGTTTTTTACTATTGCACTATATATTGATCTGATTAATAGACTTATTGCCCGAAAGCATTGAAAAATTCATCCGTATCCTTAATGCTCTGAATACCCAATATCCAGCAAACTTCGGAGAGGTCGGAGAAATCAAGACCTCCGCTGGCAATGGCTTCATTATTGTATCTGCCATCTTTGCCGTTGTATTTCAAACCAATTTCAACAGCCAGCCGCCACAACTTTATTAACTCAGGATCTTGCACTTTCGTTTTCCATGCGCTATAACCCGGAGTTCTAAATCCCGGAGTCCCATTACCTTCGGCATTTCCATCCGGTATTTTATGGTAATTGCTGTGTGCTTTCACAAAAGCCAGGCTTTTTGCCGAGGTTACATCCTCATTCCAGTCGCTATGTTGCACAATGTGAATTCGTTCTGCAGTATTAATATCGGGTGTTTCTTTTTGAATGGCTTTTATTAACTCTGCTGAAAAATCAGACTGCCCGGCCTCTGCAATCCAAACACTCCCCCCTTTTTGCAAACATTCCAGCGTTACATTTTTCATCTCCTCAACCGCTTTTTCTCTGTTCGCATGTGCATCTGACCATCTCTCATCAAACGCTTGCTGAAACAGCTTATTTGGCGGCACATACAATCCTTCCTGAATACCATATGTACCTGCAACAGCAAAATAATTGACTGCATCAAATTCATGATTGGATAATAAAGTTTTTAAGGCAGCTGCCGAATGGATATCATCAACATCAGTTTTGCAGTCAAATTGCATTACCAGCAAGTCTTTTTCGGTATTAAATCGTTTTTCGTTGTGCTGCTGGTTAGCCCATGAAAAATAAGAAGTTAAAATTGAGAGTAAAATAAAAATACAAGCTTGTCTCATAATTTGGATTTCTCGTTGGTTATTTTGATTTTTGATAAAGCTAAACAATAAATAAAAATCTGTACCATTTTTGACCAAAAATAATAGCAATCCATAATTCTTAAAACATAATGTGTTAATTACTTAAACACACAAAAATTAATGGAAGAAATAAACACAATATTCCTGTTTGGAATCAAAATCGACGAACCTGTTGTTACACTCACCGATCTTCTTGTTTCGGTGTTGTGTTTTATATTTGCTTACAAAATTCACAAGCAAAATAGACCCGAAAAGGTATTTACCTATTTCAAACTTTATTTTTTAATTATGGGAATTGCCACTGCCTTAGGAGGACTAATCGGTCATGCATTTTTGTATCATTTTAGTTTTTACTGGAAATTACCGGGATGGATAACCAGTATGTTTTCAATAATGTTTGTTGAACGGGCAGCTATTGAACACACTCGTATTCAACTCTCAAAACAGATTGTAAAGATTTTGGGTATTCTGAATATTGTAGAGTTTCTAACCTTTTTAACGTTAACCATTGTGACACTCAATTTTTTTTATGTAGAGTTTCATTCTGGTTATGGTTTAATGTTTATTGTGCTCTCGCTCGAAGGATTTTTATTCATCAAAACACGTAATAAAGCCAGCAAGTTTATGCTTATTGGAGTGGCATTTGCAGCTGTTGCCGCTTTATTTTTTATGAATGAAATCGTTATACATCAATGGTTCAACCACATTTCTGCCAGTCATGTTTTAATGGCGGTAGCGGCATGGTTCTTTTATCTGGGAGCCAACAGAATAAATATGCACAACAATCACACTCATTAATTGTAATATTTTTTAGTGTAACAAAATCTTATTTTGGCAGTCTTATTGAAAAACTATTTCAATGAAAATTGCGACTGTCCTCTTATTCTTTGTATTCATACAAACTATATCTGCACAGGAAAAACGAACTTACAAAGCGACAACCGCTGATAACCTGAACCTTACTATTAACGGTTTTTTTGACGAGCCGGAATGGCAAAATGCCAACTGGGAAAACGATTTTATTCAGCACGAACCTAACGAGGGTAAAGCGCCAACCCGGCAAACAGAATATGCTATTTTATACGATGTCAACAATCTATATGTGGCAATACGTTCGTTCGATGTTCCGGACAGTATTTCTATGCGAATGACGCGGCGTGATGAAACAGATGGCGATCTTGCCGGCTTATATATCGACTCCTATTTTGACAAACGCACCTCTTTTGCATTTATCGTTTCAGCTGCCGGCGTGCGTTCGGATATGGTTAATACCAATGATGGCGATAACGAAGACAGTACCTGGGATCCGATCTGGTATACAAAAACATCGGTTACAAACAACGGATGGAATGCAGAAATGCGAATCCCGCTCACCCAGCTTCGATTTGAAGAAAGTGAAGAACAGGTTTGGGGACTAAATGTATTCCGTTACATTTTTCGGGAGGATGAACTTTCATCGTGGCAACCGATGAAACGCGAAATGGCAGGTTTCACTTCACAATTTGGCATTTTGCGGGGAATTGAAAATATTAAGCCACAAAACTCACTAAGTTTAACTCCATACATGGTAGCTCGCACCGAACGCTTTGAAAAAGTACCCGAAAATCCATTTCTGAAAACAGGAAAATCGAATGGTTTTGATGCCGGTTTGGATGCAAAAATAGGCCTCACCAATTACCTTACCATGGACCTTACAATTAACCCCGATTTTGGGCAGATTGAAGCCGATCCGTCGCAGGTAAATTTAAGTACGTACGAAACTTTTTTCCGTGAAAAACGACCATTTTTTATCGAAGGAAATAACATACTGTCATACAAACTTGCTTTTGGCGATGGAGATCAATCCGCCAATAATCTGTTTTACTCACGTCGAATTGGACGTCGTCCAAATTACTCACCCAACTTAGCTGATGATGAATATGCCGACACGCCGGACTTTACCAGAATATTAGGGGCTGCAAAAATCACCGGAAAAACAAAAGGTGGTTGGTCGATTGGCTTAATTGAAAGTGTTACTGCCGAAGAGATAGCAGAAATTAAAGGAATATCAAACAACAAAACTCAGTCGGTTGAGCCTTTAACTAATTATTTTGTAGGTAGAGTACAAAAAGATTTTAATGAGGGAAATACCTATATCGGGGGAATGCTTACCGCCGTTAACCGGAATATTAATGATGAACACCTTGAGTTTCTTCATAAAAGTGCATACACCGGAGGAATTGATTTTGTGCATAAATGGCACAACAAAGACTGGATAATTGATGCCGGGGTTTATTTTAGCCGCGTTGAAGGCAGCAAAGAAGCTTTGCTGAATACTCAAACTTCTTATTCGCGCATCTATCAGCGTCCTGATGCCGACTATGTCACACTCGATTCAACACGAACCTCGCTGGCAGGAACCGGCGGAAAACTAACCATCGGAAAAACAGGTGGAAAATTTAAGTTCGCTGGCATATTTAGCTGGAAATCGCCGGGGTTAGAAATTAATGATATTGGCTACACCCCCGAAGTTGATGAAATTATGCAGGCCTTTTGGGCTGGATATCGCTGGTACGAACCCTTTTCTATTTTCAGAAGTATGGGGCTTAATTTTAATCAGTGGAACAATTATGATTTTGGTGGAGATTTACTCGGGGCAGGTGGTAACATTAACGGACATGTACAGTTTAAAAATTTTTGGAATGCATTTTCAAGTGTAAATATAAACGGCGAGCAGCTTTCGCATTCAGCTTTGCGAGGTGGCCCTTCAATGAAACTTCCCGGAAACCACAGCTTTTATGCCGGTATTTTCTCAAACCCACAGAAAAAGTTCACCTATGGTGCCGATGGAGGAATGAACTGGAGTAATGAAAAAGATTTCTTCTCGAGTAAAAGTTTTGAAGTAGAATTTGGGTATCGCCCAATAAAAGCCATGCAAATTGAAATTAGCCCAGAATACGGTGTAAGTGATAACAAACTTCAATACATCACCCAACAAGACTATCGGAACGACAAACGTTATATAATGGGTAGCATTAAACGCAAAACATTCAGCACCTCCATTCGAATAAATTATAACATCACTCCCGATCTTACCGTGCAGTTTTGGGGCCAGCCTTTTATTGCAACCGGCGATTATGATGATTTCAAATACATTACAGTTAGTAAAGCTCCTGAAATTACTGATCGATATTCCTTGTACTCAAGCGAACAGATTAGTTATGATGTCGAAAACTGCGTTTATAACATTTTTGAATCGACGAGTGGAGAACCCAGTTACAGCTTCGACAATCCTGATTTTAATGTAAAAGAATTTCTCTCAAACCTGGTAGTTCGATGGGAATATCGACCGGGATCGATGATTTACCTGGTATGGTCGCAAAACCGCGAAGCGTACAACAACATGGGTAAATTTGAATTTAGTAACGACATTAATGATCTATTTGATCAGAAATCTCATAACATCTTCCTTGTGAAATTTTCGTATCGCATTGGAAGATAAATTACTATGCGAAGGGTAATAAAAAAGGCCGTTTCCAGAGAAGTTCCTGAAACGGCCTTTACTATTTATGAACGACGTTCTTAATCCATGAAAGTTTTTTCTCCTTTCAGTTCAATTGTTTTTGAAACACCATTTAATCCTTTTCCTGCAGGTTGACTTCCTCCAACAAAAAGAGTAAAATCTCCTGGTTCAATAACCCTTTTATCATCTACGCCAATAATTGAAAACTGACGGGGCTGTAGAACAAACTTTACCGTTTTTGTTTCGCCCGGTTCCAAAGCAATACGCTGAAATCCCTCCAACTGGTATTTCGGACGTAATGTTGATGCGACTACATCTGTTAAATACAATTGCACAACCTCTTCGCCTTTTTCCTGTCCCGAATTGGTGACTTTTGTACTTATTTCAATGACATTTCCAATTTTGGCCTTTTTATCCAGTTTCAAATCTGAATAAGTAAATGATGTATAACTTAAACCATAGCCAAACGGATAAAGCGGCTCACCATTAAAGTATTTATACGTACGGTTATCCATATCATAATTTTCGAACGAAGGCAACTGATCAACTGATTTGTAATAGGTAACCGGCAGTCGTCCTGCGGGATTGTAATCGCCCATTAGAACATCGGCAACAGCATTTCCTCCCTCCTGCCCCGGATATCCGGCAGAAAGAATTGCGTCCAGGTTTTCATCAGCCCAGTTAACAGCCAACGCACTTCCGTTTAATAAAACCAGAATTACCGGTTTACCGGTTGCTTCAACAGCTTTCATAAGTTCGCGTTGTGTTGCAGGAAGTTTTAAATGTGTGCGGTCTCCACCTTCAAAACCATCCACTTCTATTGGCATTTCTTCACCTTCAAGACGTTGAGAAAGCCCCAGTACCAACACCACAGCATCGGCTTTTTGAGCCACTTCTACTGCTTCCTCTTTCATATTTTGGTTAGGCATGGCCCACAAAAGCTTTGCATCACCATCACCTTCATCGTTGGCATACTCGTATACAAACTTATACTTTTTACCGGCTTCCATTTTCACGCCTTTCTCATGATGAAAAGCATGATGTTCTGAGTTATGATTTAATATTTTTTCTCCTTCCAGCCAAATATCGAGTTTTGGCATTCCCCAGCAGCCAATTCTATACTCTCCCGAAACCGGCGGTACAATGTACCCTGTCCAACGCACACTAAAATCATCGTCGTTTAATTCCGCTGTCGGCGCTCCCGATTCCCAATAGAAATCAATATTTTTATCAATTCTGGAAAAAGCAGCTTCACCCTCCAGTTTTGCATTATTAAAATACTCACCTTTTACTCCTTGTGTGCCTTTTTCAGTTTGTAAAAATTCAGAAGGGATAGCACGAAGGTTACTTATTCCATTTGCCAAATGACTTCCTTCGGCATATAAAATAGTTGTATTCGATAATTTATTTTGTAATCCCTTAAGTACTGTGACCGGATTTTTTGCAATCCCATTGTAATTTCCAACCAGCGACTCCCAGTTATCAGCATTGGGGCCAATAACAGCAAGCGTTTTAATGTCGGTTGAAAGCGGTAATGTGTTATCCTTATTTTTAAGTAAAACAATACTTTTGCGGGCGGCTTCCAGTGCAAGTCTATTATTTTCTGCTGAAGTATTAACCGAAAATGGAATTTGTGCATAAGCCACATCTTCTTTAGGATCGAACATTCCCAGTTTAAAACGGGCTTTAAACAGCCGTTTTACAGCCACATCAATTTCTTTTTCAGTTATCAATCCGCGTTCTACTGCCTCGATAAGATGACGATATGAATTTCCACAATTTAAATCAGTACCGGCTTTAACCGCAACTGCCGATGCCTCTGCAGCATCTTCCGAGTAGTCCTGAAAAGTGTAAAAGTCGGAAATGGCCCAACAATCAGAAACAATGTATCCATCAAATCCCCAATCGTTGCGAAGAATACTATATAACTCGTTGCTGGCACAACACGGAACGCCTTTAAATTGATTATACGCTCCCATTACCGAATAAGCGCCTCCGTCTTTTATTAACATCCGGAATGCAGGTAAATAGGTTTCGTGTAAATCACGTTCGCTTACCAATGCGTTGAATTCATGACGCAAAGGTTCCGGCCCCGAATGTACCGCATAATGTTTGGCTGTAGCAACCACTTTCAGGTACTTCGGATCATCGCCCTGAAGTCCTTTTACAAACTCAGTTCCCAGAATTCCGGTGAGAAACGGATCTTCGCCATAAGTTTCATGTCCTCGTCCCCAGCGCGGATCACGGAAAATATTTATGTTAGGCGACCAAAAAGTAAGTCCCTGGTATATTCCCCGTTTATCACGACGAACAAACTCATGGTGTTTTGCCCGTGCTTCATCTGAAATAGCTACTGCTACCCGGTTAACTAAATCGGTATCCCACGAGGCCGCAATACTTATCGATTGTGGAAAAACGGTTGCATAACCGGCCCTGGCAACACCGTGTAAACACTCGTTCCACCAGTTGTATTCGGGCACCTGCAAACGTTCAATCGCTTGTGAAGTGTACTCCAGTTGATCAACTTTTTCCTGAAGTGTCATTTGCGATACCAGCATATCAACACGCTCTTCCGTAGGAAGCGATGGGTCTAAGAAGTCGAGATTTTCATTTTGCGCATATAGACTAAACGCACAAAAAATTAGGATTAGGTTTAAAATTGATTTTTTCATCTGTTTATAATTGTTCTTTTAGTTGGTGACAGACACAACACGCATGCACTGTTTTTATAAGTTTCTGAAAATTTTATTACATGCCCGTTTCATTCTAGAAATTGCTATTCTGTTCTATTCTGCGTAAAAGATTACAAATATACGACTAATTGAATAATTTGCTTTCTAAAAAAAGATACTTCTCTTTTAATGATAGATAAATTTCATTTTCACCCCTTTTCGTTTGATTGCTTACCTTTGCAATTGCATAAAATGTAAAAAATATGGATTATACAGCATACAAAACATTACAAAACGACATTGACGAACTATCAGGAAAACTTGAGAGGCAACACAAAAAGCATATGAAATGCAAAGCAGGCTGCGACCTGTGTTGTATGGATTACAGCATCTTTCCGGTAGAATTTTACAGCATTGTTAAAGCCTTACAAAAACGTAAAAACAAACCTAATATTAACACGAAAAACGATGAATCAAGCTGTATTTTTCTGAACGACCACAAATGTGAGATCTATGCTGAACGACCAATAATATGTCGTACTCACGGTCTTCCATTATTATACATGAACGAAGATAATGGATGGGAATTATCGGCTTGCGAACTTAATTTTACCGAATTTGACATGGAGGATTTTGCTGAAGAGAACACATTTCCGCAAGATAAATTCAACAGTAAATTGTTTTTATTGAATAAAGAATTCATTACTAAGAGCAAGTCAACAAATTACTCGGAGTTTGATTTAATTCCAATAAAAGAAATAGCAAAACATATTTAAAACCTAAGATTATGAAACGTAATTTTCTACTTTTACTTTTAACCTTGCTTTGCAGCGTGGCAATGGCAACAAATAACAAATCGATGGAAGAAAATAAAAATAAATTGGCGGTACTGTGGACTAGCGGCGATCCGGAAGTGGCAGAAAAAATGGCATTTATGTACACCTACAATGCCAAAAAGCAAGGATGGTTTGATGAAGTAGTTCTTATTATTTGGGGACCATCGTCGAAACTAGCAGCTGAAAATGAGATGATTCAGGATTACATTAAAAAGATGCAGGAAATAGGTATTAAAACAGAAGCCTGTTTATACTGTGCAAAAATGTATGACGTTGACGAGAAACTTACCAAACTAGGTGTGGATGTAAAAGGCATGGGAGTTCCACTTTCGGAATATTTAAAGGACGGATGGAAAACGTTAAGCCTGTAACAAAGACTAAAAAAAGCATCCACCAACAGATGGATGCTTTTTTAGTATCATTTCTTAATGCTTAGTATTCGTCTTCATTAAAAAAGAAATCATCTTTGCTCGGATAATCCGGCCAAATATCCTCAATACTTTCATACATCTCACCTTCGTCTTCAATTTCCTGAAGGTTTTCGATTACCTCAAGTGGAGCGCCTGAACGTATTGCATAATCAATTAATTCGTCCTTTGTTGCCGGCCACGGTGCATCTTCTAACTTCGATGCTAATTCCAGAGTCCAATACATGTGTCTATAGTTTTATGTGGTTAAACTCGATTTTTACTTTGGCGCGAATATAGTAAAAATTAGACACGAATAAACTTTCCTGAAAAAAAATATCAATACTCCCAGGTTGTTTCACTAATCCCTTTGTCATGACCGAGTTTTCGGGCCAATACAAACAGATAATCCGAAAGCCGGTTAATGTACTTAATCAATTCGGGCTGAACAGGAGTTTGTTCTGAGAATTCAACGATTCGGCGCTCCGCTCTCCGGCATATCGTACGTGCCATATGGCACTGAGCTGCTGAGAGTTCTCCTCCCGGAAGAATAAAATTGCTTAATTCAGGTAGTGTTTCATGATAATCGTCAATTGCTTTTTCAAGCACTATAATATCCTCATTTTTAACTATTAGCTGTGCCGTAAACGCTTCTCCTTTTTCATCAGAAGCCAGTCGCGAACCAATGTTGAAAAGTTTATGCTGAATTTTTAGCAGTAAATCTTTTATCGCAGAATCCATTTCAAACGATCGGATAACGCCAATGCACGCATTTAATTCGTCAACTGTCCCGTAACTTTCCAAACGCAAATCGTATTTTTTAACGCGGCTGCCACCAACAAGTCCGGTTGTACCGTCGTCGCCGGTTTTTGTATATATTTTAAAATCTCCTGACATCTTTCTTTTCTTACAAATTATGAAACATAAAAAATCCCGAGATGTTTACATTCGGGATATAATTGTGTAAACGCTTTTACAAAGTTAATAAATCGGATCCTCATTAATTATGTCCGACTCAACCTCTCCATCTTTTAGCCGAATTACACGATGGGCATGTAATGCAATTTCTTCTTCGTGGGTAACCATTACCAGGGTGTTCCCTTTTCGGTGAATTTCGG
It includes:
- a CDS encoding DUF2795 domain-containing protein, with product MYWTLELASKLEDAPWPATKDELIDYAIRSGAPLEVIENLQEIEDEGEMYESIEDIWPDYPSKDDFFFNEDEY
- a CDS encoding cob(I)yrinic acid a,c-diamide adenosyltransferase — protein: MSGDFKIYTKTGDDGTTGLVGGSRVKKYDLRLESYGTVDELNACIGVIRSFEMDSAIKDLLLKIQHKLFNIGSRLASDEKGEAFTAQLIVKNEDIIVLEKAIDDYHETLPELSNFILPGGELSAAQCHMARTICRRAERRIVEFSEQTPVQPELIKYINRLSDYLFVLARKLGHDKGISETTWEY
- a CDS encoding glycoside hydrolase family 3 protein; this translates as MKKSILNLILIFCAFSLYAQNENLDFLDPSLPTEERVDMLVSQMTLQEKVDQLEYTSQAIERLQVPEYNWWNECLHGVARAGYATVFPQSISIAASWDTDLVNRVAVAISDEARAKHHEFVRRDKRGIYQGLTFWSPNINIFRDPRWGRGHETYGEDPFLTGILGTEFVKGLQGDDPKYLKVVATAKHYAVHSGPEPLRHEFNALVSERDLHETYLPAFRMLIKDGGAYSVMGAYNQFKGVPCCASNELYSILRNDWGFDGYIVSDCWAISDFYTFQDYSEDAAEASAVAVKAGTDLNCGNSYRHLIEAVERGLITEKEIDVAVKRLFKARFKLGMFDPKEDVAYAQIPFSVNTSAENNRLALEAARKSIVLLKNKDNTLPLSTDIKTLAVIGPNADNWESLVGNYNGIAKNPVTVLKGLQNKLSNTTILYAEGSHLANGISNLRAIPSEFLQTEKGTQGVKGEYFNNAKLEGEAAFSRIDKNIDFYWESGAPTAELNDDDFSVRWTGYIVPPVSGEYRIGCWGMPKLDIWLEGEKILNHNSEHHAFHHEKGVKMEAGKKYKFVYEYANDEGDGDAKLLWAMPNQNMKEEAVEVAQKADAVVLVLGLSQRLEGEEMPIEVDGFEGGDRTHLKLPATQRELMKAVEATGKPVILVLLNGSALAVNWADENLDAILSAGYPGQEGGNAVADVLMGDYNPAGRLPVTYYKSVDQLPSFENYDMDNRTYKYFNGEPLYPFGYGLSYTSFTYSDLKLDKKAKIGNVIEISTKVTNSGQEKGEEVVQLYLTDVVASTLRPKYQLEGFQRIALEPGETKTVKFVLQPRQFSIIGVDDKRVIEPGDFTLFVGGSQPAGKGLNGVSKTIELKGEKTFMD
- a CDS encoding DsrE family protein; translation: MKRNFLLLLLTLLCSVAMATNNKSMEENKNKLAVLWTSGDPEVAEKMAFMYTYNAKKQGWFDEVVLIIWGPSSKLAAENEMIQDYIKKMQEIGIKTEACLYCAKMYDVDEKLTKLGVDVKGMGVPLSEYLKDGWKTLSL
- a CDS encoding YkgJ family cysteine cluster protein, which translates into the protein MDYTAYKTLQNDIDELSGKLERQHKKHMKCKAGCDLCCMDYSIFPVEFYSIVKALQKRKNKPNINTKNDESSCIFLNDHKCEIYAERPIICRTHGLPLLYMNEDNGWELSACELNFTEFDMEDFAEENTFPQDKFNSKLFLLNKEFITKSKSTNYSEFDLIPIKEIAKHI